In a genomic window of Mycolicibacillus parakoreensis:
- a CDS encoding PE family protein yields MTFLDVTPEVLLAASAQVEALMARMTAANAVQAAASAAILPPGSDAPSIKVAAALIGHGAAHELSATMGNEELFRSGIGVAESGVSYLLGETQGVTAYGASAGL; encoded by the coding sequence ATGACTTTTCTCGACGTGACACCGGAGGTCTTGCTGGCCGCATCGGCCCAAGTGGAGGCGTTGATGGCGCGGATGACCGCCGCCAACGCCGTGCAGGCGGCGGCCAGCGCCGCCATCCTGCCACCGGGATCGGATGCCCCGTCGATCAAGGTGGCGGCCGCGCTGATCGGTCACGGGGCGGCCCACGAGTTGTCGGCCACGATGGGCAACGAGGAGCTGTTCCGTTCCGGGATCGGCGTCGCCGAGTCGGGTGTGAGCTATCTGCTCGGCGAGACCCAGGGCGTCACCGCCTACGGGGCCTCCGCCGGCCTCTAG